A genomic stretch from Mya arenaria isolate MELC-2E11 chromosome 10, ASM2691426v1 includes:
- the LOC128204682 gene encoding receptor-type tyrosine-protein phosphatase mu-like: MEAETLEDDGLEIDDDDQIAREKATKFEEKGGIYYNNAEKINNRKVAVDNLSNHMMEKTDIETEEEFEKFPYGLTRSYADSQKQENIKRNRYKGIYPYDDTRVKLRDCETDYINASFIDGYKKRHAYIAALGPISKQLGDFSPFWQMIWQEKVEKIVMLTNLVEDEKDKCEQYWPDLGTSKIYGKVHVSSQSEDEYAEFTRREYTITKESETRQLHHLQFTCWPDKGVPDDVTGIIDFRQRVLSLPVQFDGPVLVHCSAGVGRTGTYIALDILTKEGESEGSIHIPGCVINMRHDRANMIQTVNQYEFLYSALVSSLSDISRPIRGTHFRKYINQMGKEGFNRQFQEIATDLAGSLIAHLELLNSLKARTRFLVVQSPMKENVIDFLTLLSKEKCTCVVSFEPYTDKQKQSSEREVTHFEFNAWNYTSDVPKSSKDFLDLIKSVDANLRETSNRGPLLVHCLDGTGKSALFCVVSILVEKMKIDHEVSVVNTIRKVRSRRTSAIPNMAQFKFCHECVLSYIKSFDYCQYSNFTGSVTSASTA, from the exons ATGGAAGCGGAAACTTTGGAAGATGATGGCCTTGAAATTG atgatgatgatcaaaTAGCGCGAGAAAAAGCAACCAAGTTTGAAGAGAAAGGCGGTATATATTACAACAACGCTGAAAAAATCAATAACCGAAAAGTTGCTGTTGACAACTTATCGAACCACATGATGGAGAAAACTGACATTGAAACTGAAGAAGAATTCGAG AAATTTCCTTACGGGTTGACAAGATCTTACGCCGACTCACAGAAGCAAGAAAATATTAAACGGAACAGATATAAAGGAATATATCcat ACGACGACACAAGGGTCAAGCTCCGCGACTGTGAGACGGATTACATAAATGCCAGTTTCATAGAT GGTTATAAAAAACGACATGCGTACATTGCAGCACTAG GTCCCATTTCAAAGCAACTCGGGGATTTCAGTCCATTTTGGCAGATGATCTGGCAAGAGAAAGTGGAGAAAATTGTCATGTTGACCAATCTTGTTGAGGATgaa AAAGACAAGTGCGAGCAATATTGGCCAGACCTTGGAACAAGTAAAATCTACGGCAAAGTCCATGTTTCATCCCAGAGCGAGGATGAATATGCCGAGTTTACGAGGAGAGAATACACAATTACAAAG GAAAGTGAAACCAGACAGCTTCACCATCTTCAATTTACCTGCTGGCCGGACAAAGGTGTGCCGGATGATGTCACAGGAATCATTGATTTCAGACAGAGAGTGCTGAGCCTACCTGTCCAATTTGATGGTCCTGTTCTTGTTCACTGCAG TGCTGGTGTTGGAAGAACAGGAACGTACATTGCTCTagatattttgacaaaagagGGAGAGAGTGAGGGGTCAATACACATCCCTGGCTGTGTGATTAACATGAGACACGATAGGGCCAACATGATACAGACCGTG AACCAGTACGAGTTCTTATATAGCGCACTCGTCAGCTCGCTGAGTGATATCAGCAGACCAATTAGAGGAACACATTTTCGCAAGTACATCAATCAGATGGGGAAGGAAGGATTCAATCGACAGTTTCAG GAGATCGCAACAGACCTAGCAGGTTCCTTAATAGCCCACCTGGAGCTCCTGAAT AGCTTGAAAGCAAGGACTCGCTTTTTGGTTGTTCAAAGTccaatgaaagaaaatgtgatCGACTTTCTGACACTGCTGTCCAAGGAAAAGTGTACTTGTGTCGTAAGCTTTGAACCTTACACTGACAAACAAAAG CAAAGTTCTGAAAGGGAAGTCACTCACTTTGAATTCAATGCATGGAATTATACCAGTGACGTCCCGAAGTCGAGTAAGGATTTTCTTGATCTCATCAAAAGCGTTGATGCCAACTTAAGAGAAACGTCTAACCGAGGCCCGCTTCTTGTTCACTGTTT GGACGGGACTGGAAAAAGCGCCTTGTTCTGTGTTGTTTCAATTTTGGTTGAAAAGATGAAAATAGATCACGAAGTCAGCGTTGTTAATACCATAAGGAAAGTCAGGTCCAGGCGTACATCCGCAATCCCAAACATG GCACAGTTTAAATTCTGCCACGAATGCGTGTTGTCCTacataaaatcatttgattACTGTCAATATTCAAATTTCACTGGTAGTGTTACTAGTGCATCTACTGCTTAG